One region of Metallosphaera sedula DSM 5348 genomic DNA includes:
- a CDS encoding MFS transporter gives MEPFKSLDSVKLNFNHIKIWYTSGMGFFTDAYDLFIIGAILDIFNAYHLPGFTLTPLYEGLLASSAIFTAIIGQLVFGVLGDLIGRKTVYGVEASLLTAGAALSAFAPNVLWLIIFRSIMGIGIGGDYPISATIMSEYANVKDRGKLVALVFANQGIGSLVAVAVGAISAFTLPPDLAWRVMAFVGAIPAATVIYLRRKVPETPRYSALKGDTNNVEKSVEFVAKDTPKTEVRRVRIQRKSVSEFFSKYWLLLLGTAGTWFILDIAFYGTGIYSGPIVSSVLGKPASVGQEIVYAGIPFMVGFFGYFTAVALMDKLGRKPIQTLGFVMMAVLYGVVALLAVAKGAKLEGFLIPSTQAFALYALSYFFIDFGPNTTTFVIPSEVYPTSYRTTGHGISAAAGKTGAAITTFYFPTLLSSLGIKGILEMLAVISVVGAVLTLIAVKEPKLKSLEEVSQDSVVLEQSQETK, from the coding sequence ATGGAACCTTTCAAGTCTTTGGATAGTGTGAAGCTTAACTTCAATCACATCAAGATCTGGTACACATCTGGGATGGGTTTCTTCACAGATGCCTATGATCTTTTTATTATAGGTGCGATCCTTGACATATTCAACGCCTATCACTTGCCTGGCTTTACCTTAACACCTTTGTATGAAGGTCTCTTAGCATCTTCAGCAATCTTCACTGCAATAATTGGGCAGTTGGTCTTTGGTGTACTAGGGGACCTTATTGGCAGAAAGACTGTTTATGGTGTGGAAGCCTCTTTACTGACTGCTGGTGCGGCTTTATCTGCTTTCGCACCTAATGTACTTTGGCTCATAATTTTCAGATCTATAATGGGAATTGGTATTGGAGGTGATTATCCCATCTCAGCTACCATAATGAGTGAGTACGCAAACGTAAAGGATAGGGGTAAACTTGTGGCCTTGGTCTTTGCAAACCAAGGAATTGGGAGCCTAGTTGCGGTAGCAGTAGGTGCCATTTCAGCATTTACCTTGCCTCCAGATCTTGCCTGGAGGGTAATGGCCTTCGTTGGGGCTATACCGGCAGCTACAGTCATTTATCTGAGAAGAAAGGTCCCAGAAACGCCTAGATACTCAGCACTCAAGGGAGATACAAACAATGTGGAGAAATCTGTTGAGTTTGTGGCTAAGGATACACCCAAGACCGAAGTGAGAAGGGTTAGAATACAGAGAAAGAGCGTATCTGAGTTCTTCTCGAAGTACTGGTTACTCTTGCTTGGAACAGCAGGAACTTGGTTTATCCTGGATATAGCCTTCTATGGAACAGGTATTTACTCCGGTCCCATAGTTTCCTCGGTACTTGGGAAGCCGGCATCAGTGGGGCAGGAAATAGTGTACGCAGGCATTCCATTCATGGTGGGTTTCTTTGGTTACTTTACTGCAGTTGCACTAATGGATAAGCTAGGTAGAAAACCCATACAGACCTTAGGTTTCGTAATGATGGCAGTGCTTTATGGAGTGGTAGCGTTGCTGGCTGTAGCTAAGGGGGCTAAATTGGAAGGATTCTTGATTCCTTCTACGCAAGCGTTTGCTCTATATGCCCTTTCGTACTTCTTCATTGACTTTGGTCCCAACACTACAACCTTCGTTATTCCGTCTGAGGTATATCCAACCAGTTATAGGACAACTGGACACGGTATTTCAGCAGCAGCTGGGAAGACTGGTGCTGCCATAACCACCTTCTACTTCCCTACACTACTATCCTCACTAGGAATAAAGGGCATATTGGAAATGCTTGCAGTGATAAGCGTCGTGGGTGCAGTTCTCACCTTGATAGCCGTTAAGGAACCTAAACTCAAGAGTCTTGAGGAGGTTTCCCAGGACTCCGTTGTACTTGAGCAATCTCAGGAAACTAAATAA
- a CDS encoding RNA-guided endonuclease InsQ/TnpB family protein, whose product MKSKGNKVTLSFKYRAYPTPEVERKLINTMEIEAKVYNKLLNYIAERRKQGIKVTQLDTQKLLKDMDEKHEVYSKALQMVNNVLWYNINALAKLKRNGKKIGKLRHKKAFKIVWYNQSGFKLQGDKLHLSKIGEIKLLLHRPIQGEVKGVILKRSKTNKWYAIFQVEQEKQPLERTGRVVGIDLGVEKFVTTSDGDVIENPKLLDRREERIKLLQRRLSRKRRGSRNYEKARAKLAMAYERLENTLNDYIHKITTWLVKDHDVIVVEKLNTREMVQDSLGRLRKHILYSSFSTFLHHLSYKAERAGRRVVEVDPAYTSQTCSRCGYRVKLSLSDRVFRCPSCGLVIDRDYNASLNILKRGVGTAPLPVEGEPLLFTFHEVVYSKFPQRSRKSSPRGGDAPSVRAE is encoded by the coding sequence TTGAAATCAAAAGGCAACAAGGTAACCCTCTCATTCAAGTACAGGGCATACCCAACACCAGAGGTAGAGAGAAAACTCATCAACACAATGGAAATAGAGGCGAAAGTGTACAATAAACTACTGAACTACATCGCAGAGAGAAGAAAACAAGGGATTAAGGTAACACAGCTGGACACTCAAAAGCTACTCAAGGACATGGACGAAAAACACGAGGTGTACTCTAAAGCCCTACAAATGGTCAACAACGTCCTGTGGTACAACATCAACGCGTTAGCTAAACTGAAGAGAAATGGAAAGAAAATCGGAAAACTTAGACACAAGAAGGCATTCAAGATAGTCTGGTACAACCAATCTGGGTTCAAACTACAAGGGGATAAACTCCATCTATCCAAGATAGGGGAGATCAAACTCCTTCTACATAGGCCAATACAAGGAGAAGTGAAAGGGGTCATCCTGAAGAGAAGCAAGACAAACAAGTGGTACGCTATCTTTCAAGTTGAGCAGGAGAAACAACCCCTAGAGAGGACCGGTAGAGTCGTGGGGATTGATCTAGGCGTGGAGAAATTTGTTACAACGAGTGATGGTGACGTAATTGAGAACCCGAAACTCCTAGATAGGAGGGAAGAGAGGATCAAATTGTTACAGAGGAGACTATCGAGAAAAAGAAGGGGTTCAAGGAATTACGAAAAGGCCAGGGCAAAGCTCGCTATGGCTTACGAAAGGCTTGAGAACACTCTGAATGATTACATACACAAGATAACAACGTGGTTAGTCAAGGATCATGACGTAATAGTTGTTGAGAAACTGAACACACGAGAAATGGTACAGGACTCCCTCGGCAGGTTGAGGAAGCACATCCTTTACTCCAGTTTCTCCACCTTCCTCCATCACCTCTCCTACAAGGCTGAAAGAGCTGGTAGGAGGGTGGTCGAGGTGGATCCGGCATATACATCGCAGACCTGTTCCAGGTGTGGGTACAGGGTAAAACTTAGCCTATCTGATAGGGTGTTTCGATGCCCTAGCTGTGGCCTTGTAATTGATCGCGATTACAACGCGTCCCTAAACATCCTGAAACGCGGGGTTGGGACTGCCCCTCTGCCTGTGGAGGGGGAACCTCTACTGTTCACCTTTCATGAGGTGGTGTACAGCAAGTTCCCTCAGAGAAGCAGGAAATCCTCACCGCGAGGTGGGGATGCTCCGTCCGTAAGGGCGGAGTAG
- a CDS encoding membrane protein, with protein sequence MDIGVFLAALAMGTLELSEAGAVSAIYAGAYKSWIPYLYGALGVSVVLLPTFTLGKFIELLPIQYVLVVGAVILAYFGYRLIRSARRSFKGIRKHHEEKEGMGVVLVVAITEALEDALVALALIPQSYSSTLLGTGISAILVLGLTALLKNQIARIRLPHLKFVLSSLLFSLASLWILEVALDVTELVILPLFLLYLGVNYLIIKI encoded by the coding sequence ATGGACATTGGAGTATTCTTAGCTGCATTGGCCATGGGAACCCTGGAGCTATCTGAGGCAGGGGCAGTTTCGGCTATATACGCTGGGGCGTACAAATCGTGGATTCCATACCTTTATGGGGCATTGGGTGTCTCAGTAGTTCTACTACCCACATTCACACTAGGAAAGTTCATCGAGTTACTTCCAATTCAATACGTTCTAGTAGTTGGTGCCGTAATACTGGCATATTTCGGTTATAGGCTAATAAGAAGTGCTAGGAGATCGTTCAAGGGTATACGTAAGCATCACGAGGAGAAGGAAGGAATGGGCGTGGTTCTGGTAGTGGCAATAACTGAGGCATTAGAGGACGCGTTAGTTGCCTTAGCACTAATACCACAGAGCTATTCCTCAACCCTGTTGGGAACAGGAATATCCGCTATCCTAGTTCTAGGGTTAACTGCCCTACTCAAGAACCAAATCGCGAGAATTAGGCTTCCGCACCTTAAGTTCGTTCTGTCGTCATTACTATTCTCACTTGCGTCGTTGTGGATACTCGAAGTAGCCTTGGATGTTACGGAATTGGTTATACTCCCTCTGTTCCTGCTTTATTTGGGAGTAAACTACTTGATTATAAAGATCTGA
- a CDS encoding DMT family transporter, translating to MKLSRAFYDLVGASVLWGTIGIAVQEAYRFGANSLGIVLFRTLFSCLILFYQGNRKILLRWESIAMGLIAGTFYEIYAFTIILDGAPLSSFLLYTAPLFVILFSYALFKEELNLRKVIGSFIVIVALYLDYLGTPTPVELIWGILSGVSYAGLISFSKFLQLRRFSGWDVLSAQSVWSLPLSLVVSLPFSRSISVGSVAGGLYMAILGTIIPYYLFYRGIKLMDSAIATVISALEPVVTTLLAYPLLGQTLTPLQILSASMILGSSIWLSLSR from the coding sequence ATGAAACTAAGCAGGGCTTTCTACGACCTTGTTGGGGCCTCGGTACTTTGGGGGACCATTGGAATAGCTGTACAGGAAGCCTACAGATTTGGGGCCAATTCCCTGGGAATAGTCCTATTTAGAACGCTTTTCTCGTGCCTTATACTATTTTACCAAGGAAATAGGAAAATCTTACTCAGATGGGAGTCCATAGCTATGGGACTCATAGCTGGCACATTTTACGAGATATATGCATTCACCATCATTCTAGATGGTGCACCCCTATCATCTTTCCTGCTATATACCGCTCCACTCTTCGTGATATTGTTCTCATACGCACTGTTCAAGGAGGAGTTAAATCTACGTAAGGTTATAGGGTCCTTCATAGTTATTGTTGCACTCTATCTGGATTATCTGGGCACGCCCACGCCCGTGGAGCTGATTTGGGGAATTTTATCTGGAGTTTCATACGCTGGATTAATATCATTCTCAAAATTTCTTCAGTTAAGGAGATTTTCTGGCTGGGACGTCCTGAGCGCGCAGTCTGTATGGTCACTCCCCCTCTCCCTTGTAGTGAGTCTTCCCTTTTCGAGATCCATATCCGTTGGTTCAGTGGCAGGAGGGCTCTACATGGCAATTCTTGGGACTATAATTCCCTATTACCTCTTCTATAGGGGAATCAAGCTCATGGATTCAGCGATAGCTACCGTTATATCGGCGCTGGAACCGGTGGTCACGACATTGCTAGCGTATCCCCTTCTCGGGCAAACCCTTACACCGCTACAGATATTGAGCGCTTCCATGATTTTAGGAAGTTCCATTTGGCTTAGCCTATCTAGGTAG
- a CDS encoding ribbon-helix-helix domain-containing protein has protein sequence MAMVMNLSKGEQGENDGFIIEIEKKETKTITFKLDVPLLQRIDEVINRLNRSLNNPFVSRSDFIRHALDFKLQKLRSRSGTEFK, from the coding sequence ATGGCCATGGTTATGAATTTGTCTAAAGGGGAACAGGGAGAAAATGATGGATTTATTATAGAAATAGAGAAAAAGGAGACAAAGACTATCACTTTCAAGCTCGACGTGCCACTTCTTCAGAGAATAGATGAAGTAATTAACCGATTAAACCGTTCATTGAACAATCCCTTCGTATCCAGAAGTGATTTTATAAGGCATGCCTTAGACTTTAAACTTCAAAAGCTCAGGAGTAGAAGTGGAACTGAATTTAAATGA